One region of Priestia megaterium genomic DNA includes:
- the katA gene encoding catalase KatA: MTTNKNNLTTSWGSPVGDNQNSMTAGSRGPTLIQDVHLLEKLAHFNRERVPERVVHAKGAGAHGYFEVTNNVSAYTKAAFLSEVGKRTPLFVRFSTVAGENGSADTVRDPRGFAVKFYTEEGNYDLVGNNTPVFFIRDAIKFPDFIHTQKRDPRTHLKNPTAVWDFWSLSPESLHQVSILMSDRGIPATLRHMHGFGSHTFKWVNAEGDGVWVKYHFKTEQGVKNLSPDVAAKLAGENPDYHTEDLFNAIEKGDFPSWKLYVQIMPLEDADTYRFDPFDVTKVWSQKDYPLIEVGRMVLDRNPENYFAEVEQATFSPGTLVPGIDVSPDKMLQGRLFAYSDAHRYRVGANHQALPINRPRNEVNNYQRDGQMRFDDNGGRSVYYEPNSFGGPTESHENKQAAYPVSGVADSVAYDHNDHYTQAGDLYRLLSEDERTRLVANIVEAMKPVEKEEIKLRQIQHFYKADPEYGTRVADGLGLSVPQQVK, from the coding sequence ATGACAACAAACAAGAATAACTTAACGACTAGTTGGGGATCTCCGGTTGGAGATAATCAAAATTCGATGACCGCTGGTTCACGCGGACCTACTTTAATTCAAGATGTTCACCTTTTAGAGAAATTAGCCCATTTTAACCGAGAGCGTGTTCCTGAACGCGTCGTACACGCAAAAGGCGCCGGTGCCCACGGTTATTTTGAAGTGACAAACAATGTTTCAGCCTATACAAAAGCAGCTTTCCTTTCTGAAGTAGGAAAACGAACACCTCTATTTGTTCGCTTTTCAACAGTAGCTGGTGAAAACGGCTCAGCAGATACCGTTCGCGACCCTCGCGGATTTGCTGTTAAATTTTATACAGAAGAAGGCAACTACGACTTAGTCGGAAATAATACACCTGTATTTTTCATCCGAGATGCGATTAAATTTCCCGATTTTATTCATACACAAAAACGCGATCCACGCACGCATTTGAAAAACCCGACGGCCGTGTGGGATTTCTGGTCTTTATCTCCTGAATCTTTGCATCAAGTTTCTATTTTAATGTCTGATCGCGGTATCCCGGCAACGTTACGCCATATGCATGGATTTGGCAGCCATACATTTAAATGGGTTAATGCCGAAGGAGATGGCGTTTGGGTAAAATATCACTTTAAAACAGAGCAAGGCGTGAAAAATCTGTCTCCAGACGTAGCCGCAAAGCTAGCTGGTGAAAATCCAGATTATCATACTGAAGATCTATTTAATGCCATTGAAAAAGGCGATTTCCCTTCATGGAAGCTGTACGTTCAAATTATGCCATTAGAAGACGCTGATACGTACCGCTTTGATCCGTTTGACGTAACAAAGGTTTGGTCACAAAAAGACTATCCGTTAATTGAAGTAGGTCGCATGGTCTTGGACCGAAATCCAGAAAATTATTTTGCCGAAGTGGAGCAAGCTACATTCTCACCTGGAACGCTTGTACCGGGAATTGACGTATCACCTGATAAAATGCTGCAAGGTCGACTATTCGCATACAGCGATGCACATCGCTACCGCGTGGGTGCTAACCATCAAGCGCTACCTATTAACCGTCCGCGCAATGAAGTAAATAACTATCAGCGTGATGGTCAAATGCGCTTTGACGATAACGGCGGCCGTTCTGTTTACTATGAGCCAAACAGCTTTGGCGGTCCGACAGAATCTCATGAAAACAAACAAGCGGCATACCCTGTTTCAGGCGTTGCCGATAGTGTTGCATATGATCATAACGACCATTACACGCAAGCAGGTGACTTATACCGCCTTCTAAGCGAAGACGAGCGTACACGACTAGTTGCAAACATCGTTGAAGCTATGAAGCCTGTAGAAAAAGAAGAGATTAAACTGCGTCAAATTCAGCACTTCTACAAAGCGGATCCAGAGTATGGAACACGCGTTGCAGACGGTTTAGGATTGTCTGTTCCGCAGCAAGTAAAATAA
- a CDS encoding alpha-amylase — translation MERNHTIMQFFEWHVPADGEHWKRLKELAPQLKEQGIDSVWIPPVTKGVSSEDNGYGVYDLYDLGEFDQKGTVRTKYGTKQELHEAIDACHNHGINVYVDIVMNHKAAADEKETFHVIEVDPMNRTEEISEPFEIEGWTKFTFEGRGDQYSSFKWNFNHFNGTDYDDKNGKEGVFRIAGENKSWNENVDQEFGNYDYLMFANIDYDHPEVREEMIKWGKWLADTLQCDGYRLDAIKHINHDFIKEFAHELSSSQEKPFYFVGEFWNPELTACQEFLDVIDYQIDLFDVSLHYKLHEASQQGRDFDLTTIFDDTLVKTHPLNVVTFVDNHDSQPNESLESWVEDWFKQSAYALILLREDGYPCVFYGDYFGIGGEHPIEGKEKDISALLHVRYDKAYGQQDDYFDHPNTIGWVRHGVEEFEKSGCAVVMSNGEDGEKRMFVGEHRSGQTWIDFTKNREDQVVIEEDGYGHFPVNGGSVSVWAEA, via the coding sequence TTGGAACGGAATCATACAATTATGCAATTTTTCGAATGGCATGTGCCAGCTGATGGCGAGCATTGGAAACGCCTCAAAGAGCTCGCTCCTCAACTAAAAGAACAAGGAATTGATTCCGTGTGGATTCCCCCGGTTACAAAAGGTGTTTCATCAGAGGATAATGGCTACGGCGTTTACGACTTATATGATCTTGGCGAGTTTGATCAAAAAGGAACCGTTCGTACAAAGTATGGAACCAAGCAAGAGCTCCATGAAGCAATTGATGCCTGTCATAATCACGGAATTAATGTCTATGTTGATATTGTGATGAATCATAAAGCTGCAGCGGATGAAAAAGAAACCTTCCACGTCATTGAAGTAGACCCCATGAACCGAACAGAAGAGATTTCTGAACCCTTTGAAATTGAAGGGTGGACAAAGTTTACATTTGAAGGGCGCGGCGATCAATATTCTTCTTTCAAATGGAACTTTAATCATTTTAATGGCACTGATTACGATGATAAAAACGGAAAAGAAGGTGTGTTTCGTATTGCCGGGGAAAACAAAAGCTGGAACGAAAATGTTGATCAAGAGTTTGGCAACTACGATTATTTAATGTTTGCGAATATTGATTACGATCACCCTGAAGTTCGAGAAGAAATGATCAAATGGGGAAAATGGTTAGCAGACACCCTGCAGTGCGACGGTTACCGATTAGACGCCATTAAACATATTAACCATGATTTTATTAAAGAGTTTGCTCACGAATTGTCCTCTTCTCAAGAAAAGCCATTTTATTTTGTAGGAGAGTTTTGGAATCCAGAATTAACAGCCTGTCAGGAATTTTTAGACGTTATTGATTATCAAATTGATTTGTTTGACGTATCGCTGCATTACAAACTGCATGAAGCCTCTCAGCAAGGAAGAGATTTTGATTTAACCACAATTTTTGATGATACATTGGTTAAGACTCATCCGTTGAATGTTGTCACATTTGTAGATAACCATGACTCTCAGCCAAATGAATCTTTAGAATCTTGGGTAGAAGATTGGTTCAAACAAAGTGCTTACGCTCTAATTTTACTTCGTGAAGACGGCTATCCTTGTGTATTTTACGGAGACTATTTTGGGATAGGCGGAGAGCATCCAATTGAGGGAAAAGAAAAAGATATTTCTGCTCTCTTGCACGTACGCTATGACAAAGCATACGGACAGCAAGACGATTATTTTGATCACCCGAATACCATTGGATGGGTAAGGCATGGTGTAGAGGAATTTGAGAAGTCTGGATGCGCTGTGGTGATGTCAAACGGCGAAGACGGCGAAAAGAGAATGTTCGTCGGCGAACACCGAAGCGGACAAACGTGGATCGACTTCACAAAGAACCGAGAAGACCAAGTTGTGATCGAAGAAGACGGCTACGGACACTTCCCTGTAAATGGCGGCTCTGTATCCGTTTGGGCTGAAGCATAA
- a CDS encoding anion permease: MAETTKKPAGEVKFIPLLICLAIGLVLWFITPPSGLDVKAWHLFAIFVATIVGLIIKPLPLGSVAILSLTIIVLTNTLTLEQSLSGFQNTTIWLIVIAFFISRGFIKTGLGTRVAYIFVRLFGKKTLGLSYSLIVSDLLLSPAMPSNTARAGGIILPIIRSLSETYGSRTGDGTERRVGAFLTKVSFQGDMITSAMFVTAMAANPLAVKMTEQITGKTISWVGWAAAAIVPGIISLIVIPLVIYKLYPPELKETPEASEIAAKKLNEMGPLKKEEWYMIGVFLLLLVLWIFGANLNINATTTAFIGLCALLLTQVLSWSDIKKEQGAWDTLVWFAVLVMMATFLNDLGMIPWFSDLMKGTVSHMSWMTALIVLAIAYFYSHYFFASNTAHVSAMYAAFLSVIVAAGAPPLLSALILAFFSNLFGCLTHYGSGPAPVFFGSGYVTQQKWWSLGFLISIIHIIIWIGIGGLWWKLLGLW, translated from the coding sequence ATGGCTGAAACAACTAAAAAGCCTGCCGGCGAAGTGAAGTTTATTCCTTTATTAATTTGTCTGGCAATCGGACTTGTTTTATGGTTTATTACACCTCCGTCCGGACTTGATGTGAAGGCTTGGCACTTATTCGCTATTTTTGTGGCTACTATCGTAGGTCTTATCATTAAACCATTGCCATTAGGCAGTGTAGCTATTTTATCTTTAACCATTATTGTATTAACTAATACATTAACACTTGAACAATCGCTCAGCGGTTTTCAAAATACGACGATTTGGTTGATCGTTATTGCATTCTTTATTTCTAGAGGTTTTATTAAGACTGGTCTAGGAACAAGGGTTGCCTATATCTTTGTTCGTTTGTTCGGTAAAAAGACGTTGGGACTATCGTATTCTCTTATCGTAAGTGATTTACTTTTATCACCTGCAATGCCGTCTAATACAGCACGAGCTGGAGGAATTATTCTTCCAATCATTCGTTCTTTATCTGAAACATACGGATCGAGAACTGGAGACGGTACGGAGCGCAGAGTCGGTGCTTTCTTAACAAAAGTATCGTTTCAAGGAGATATGATTACATCGGCTATGTTCGTAACGGCAATGGCGGCCAATCCTCTTGCTGTTAAAATGACGGAACAAATTACAGGAAAGACTATTTCATGGGTTGGATGGGCAGCGGCTGCAATCGTACCTGGAATTATTAGTTTAATTGTTATTCCGCTCGTTATTTATAAGCTGTATCCGCCAGAATTAAAAGAAACGCCGGAAGCATCTGAAATTGCAGCAAAAAAACTAAATGAAATGGGTCCGCTAAAGAAAGAAGAATGGTACATGATTGGCGTATTTTTACTTCTTCTTGTGCTGTGGATTTTTGGCGCTAATTTAAATATTAATGCAACAACAACTGCTTTTATTGGTCTATGTGCGCTGCTTTTAACGCAAGTGTTAAGCTGGTCGGACATCAAAAAAGAACAGGGAGCATGGGATACATTAGTCTGGTTTGCTGTTTTGGTTATGATGGCAACTTTCTTAAATGATCTAGGCATGATTCCTTGGTTCAGTGATCTGATGAAAGGCACTGTTAGTCATATGTCTTGGATGACGGCGTTGATTGTACTAGCTATTGCATATTTTTATTCTCACTACTTTTTTGCGAGTAACACGGCTCACGTCAGCGCTATGTACGCAGCATTTTTATCTGTCATCGTGGCCGCTGGTGCGCCTCCGTTACTGTCAGCATTAATTTTAGCGTTCTTTAGCAATTTATTTGGCTGTTTAACTCACTACGGCAGTGGACCGGCACCGGTGTTCTTCGGTAGTGGATATGTAACGCAGCAAAAATGGTGGTCGCTCGGCTTTTTAATTTCAATTATTCATATTATCATTTGGATTGGAATTGGCGGCTTGTGGTGGAAACTGCTAGGTCTATGGTAA
- a CDS encoding class I SAM-dependent rRNA methyltransferase: MRKEVQVIAKEAFIKKVNKGYPLIEKDALVDGHKLQEEGVIINLVTPKNQFLAKGYYGKQNKGYGWILTKKKSEQIDAAFFVRKIQRAITSRHDFYASEDTTAFRVFNSEGDGIGGLIIDYYDGYYVTSWYSEGIYQFKEYVIEALKSAPNFKGLYQKKRFNVKGQYIEEDDFVTGNKGEFPLIVKENGIRFAVYLNDGAMVGVFLDQRDVRKTIRDKYAKGKTVLNMFSYTGAFSVAAALGGATKTTSVDLANRSLAKTIEQFSVNGIDHEAQDIIVEDVFKYFKYAVKKNMTFDLVVLDPPSFAKSKKHTFSAAKDYKDLLKEAIALTKPNGVIVASTNASNFDMKRFHSFIEKAFNEKGERYKMMEQFSLPADFKTIKEFKSGDYLKVVFIQKVNR, translated from the coding sequence ATGAGAAAAGAAGTACAAGTTATAGCCAAAGAAGCTTTTATTAAAAAAGTGAATAAAGGTTATCCACTCATTGAAAAAGATGCGCTTGTTGATGGTCATAAACTGCAAGAAGAAGGCGTTATTATTAACTTAGTCACTCCAAAGAATCAATTCTTAGCCAAAGGCTATTATGGAAAACAAAACAAAGGCTACGGATGGATTCTGACGAAGAAGAAAAGTGAACAAATTGACGCGGCGTTTTTTGTGCGAAAAATTCAGCGAGCTATTACCTCTCGTCACGATTTTTATGCGTCTGAAGATACAACTGCTTTTCGTGTATTTAATAGTGAAGGTGACGGAATTGGCGGCTTAATCATTGATTATTATGACGGATATTACGTCACGAGCTGGTATAGTGAAGGAATTTATCAATTTAAAGAATACGTTATTGAAGCTTTAAAATCTGCGCCTAACTTTAAAGGGCTGTACCAGAAAAAACGTTTCAACGTAAAAGGGCAGTATATTGAAGAAGATGATTTTGTCACAGGAAATAAAGGTGAATTCCCTTTAATTGTAAAAGAAAATGGTATTCGTTTTGCCGTTTATTTAAATGACGGAGCGATGGTTGGGGTCTTTTTAGATCAGCGAGACGTCCGTAAAACGATTCGAGATAAATATGCAAAAGGAAAGACCGTTTTAAACATGTTTTCGTATACAGGCGCATTTTCAGTGGCGGCCGCTCTTGGAGGAGCTACGAAAACAACAAGTGTCGACTTGGCCAATCGCAGCTTGGCAAAAACAATTGAGCAATTTAGTGTAAATGGAATTGATCACGAAGCACAGGACATTATTGTGGAAGATGTTTTTAAGTATTTTAAATATGCGGTTAAGAAGAATATGACGTTCGATCTTGTGGTGCTAGATCCGCCGAGCTTTGCTAAATCGAAAAAGCATACGTTCAGCGCGGCAAAAGACTACAAAGATTTATTAAAAGAAGCCATTGCTCTTACAAAGCCAAATGGTGTCATTGTAGCTTCGACGAATGCAAGTAATTTTGATATGAAAAGATTTCATTCGTTTATTGAAAAAGCTTTTAATGAAAAAGGGGAACGTTACAAAATGATGGAGCAGTTCTCTCTTCCAGCTGATTTTAAAACAATAAAAGAATTTAAGTCAGGTGATTATCTCAAAGTCGTGTTTATTCAAAAAGTAAATCGTTAA
- a CDS encoding PepSY domain-containing protein has product MIKWVKVLSTSALGAAVAFSSITTSHAAEMQTAKAETTEHVSISQAQANGIALQDCKGTVTSTEFKQESSVYVITIVTNNLEQRIVEVSASTGKVVKKQEVKLWTQNQVKESISKQYTGAIQSITFNKEMHEYTLTVVDGKVEYTLTVDGLTGKVIHENKKEPQLISEQKIKETIVKQYSGYVYSLEFKESASQYVAVILKDSTQYTVTLDALTGKVVNTSQQEVKLLTRQDAKDFALATYAGKVRMVEYDQNAAIFTVKIIKDNTEYTITIDAVSGEITHVKHDKLQPLTETAVKVLALKHQEGKVEHIELITENSITVYVVTLVSGSKQQTLKFDAYTGQECS; this is encoded by the coding sequence ATGATTAAATGGGTAAAAGTATTGTCTACATCTGCTTTAGGAGCTGCAGTTGCATTTAGCTCTATTACAACGAGTCACGCTGCAGAAATGCAGACAGCGAAAGCAGAGACAACTGAACATGTGAGTATCTCGCAAGCTCAAGCAAATGGTATTGCTCTGCAAGATTGTAAAGGGACGGTCACATCTACGGAATTTAAGCAGGAATCAAGTGTGTATGTGATTACAATTGTAACGAATAACCTTGAGCAAAGAATCGTAGAAGTAAGCGCAAGCACTGGAAAAGTAGTGAAGAAGCAAGAAGTGAAGTTATGGACACAAAATCAAGTGAAAGAATCCATTTCTAAGCAGTATACAGGAGCGATTCAATCTATTACATTTAACAAAGAAATGCATGAATATACGTTAACTGTAGTAGATGGCAAAGTAGAATATACGCTAACCGTGGATGGTCTAACGGGGAAAGTCATTCATGAGAATAAAAAAGAGCCGCAGCTAATATCAGAGCAAAAAATAAAAGAAACAATTGTTAAACAATATAGTGGTTACGTATATAGTCTAGAGTTTAAAGAATCCGCTAGTCAGTATGTCGCAGTGATTCTTAAAGATAGCACTCAATATACGGTAACGTTAGATGCTTTAACAGGAAAAGTAGTTAATACTTCTCAGCAAGAAGTGAAGCTATTAACGAGACAAGATGCAAAAGATTTTGCATTGGCTACATATGCAGGTAAGGTGAGAATGGTAGAATATGATCAAAACGCAGCGATTTTCACAGTAAAAATAATCAAAGATAATACGGAATACACCATTACAATCGATGCGGTTTCGGGTGAAATCACACATGTAAAACATGATAAGCTTCAGCCGTTAACGGAGACCGCTGTAAAAGTTCTTGCTTTAAAACATCAAGAAGGAAAAGTAGAGCATATTGAGCTTATAACAGAAAACTCAATAACTGTATACGTGGTGACTTTAGTGAGCGGAAGCAAGCAGCAGACGCTTAAGTTCGATGCATATACTGGACAAGAGTGCTCATAA
- a CDS encoding response regulator transcription factor has translation MDQLKGIKVLLIDDEPTILQFLSLGLTNEGFDIKAAQDGMEGINIAKEFKPHIAIVDVMLPGMDGFEVCRLLKKMGNIAVIMLTAKDQVDDRVKGLTIGADDYMVKPFSFEELLARIQARIRNQFPNLLDEVSIGPFKIDDRRKEIKYLNHILDLSPTEYALLKFLVINHGLVLSKSTILDRVWGYDFGGEENIVEVYIRSLREKLQDHSRTVIRTLRGVGYRIDIS, from the coding sequence ATGGATCAACTAAAAGGAATTAAAGTCTTACTTATAGATGACGAACCAACTATTTTACAGTTTTTATCTTTAGGGTTAACGAATGAAGGATTTGATATCAAAGCTGCCCAAGACGGAATGGAAGGCATTAATATAGCCAAAGAATTCAAGCCTCATATCGCTATTGTAGATGTTATGCTTCCGGGAATGGATGGATTTGAAGTATGCCGCTTGTTAAAGAAAATGGGGAATATAGCTGTCATCATGCTAACAGCAAAAGATCAAGTGGACGATCGAGTAAAGGGGCTGACTATTGGAGCAGATGATTATATGGTCAAACCCTTCAGTTTTGAAGAACTTCTTGCGCGCATTCAAGCTAGAATCCGCAATCAATTTCCCAACTTATTAGACGAAGTATCCATCGGTCCATTTAAAATTGATGACCGCCGCAAAGAAATTAAATACCTTAATCACATACTTGATTTATCCCCTACTGAATATGCACTCTTAAAATTCTTAGTTATTAATCACGGTCTCGTACTAAGTAAATCCACCATTTTAGATCGAGTGTGGGGATATGATTTTGGAGGAGAAGAAAACATTGTTGAAGTATACATTCGATCACTGAGAGAAAAATTACAGGACCATAGCCGAACCGTTATTCGAACGCTTCGCGGTGTAGGGTACCGGATTGATATTTCATGA
- a CDS encoding sensor histidine kinase: protein MKHKRFFHLNSLRLQLLSRSLLVILSLLMLIGVFQYVFMKQFIYTNKIRSIEDQIHLIPDDVWKHDIETSQNVKQSSRPMVYFPGVNITFINQKSTFLRLAKDPHHSYFPKLSASAYKQVMKNSNQPDNTTSLIKKMDGHQEQVIVLKPIIFDGEIQGVIQINTPTESLRDLLIRQMLIFLMLSLTAMTIAFFVFSSVLKQTLVPLFTTTKKVEHINAGSLHDRLPVNQGQIEMDRLSLSINEMLERLEKAFKAETEAKEQMRRFVADASHELRTPLTSIHGFLEVLLRGASSNPEQLNDALKSMYGESKRLHKLIQDLLLLAQLDQLPPFQKEYCFVDELILDMKPQLILLAGNRKVLFDFPSRLPSDINKDQFKQVVLNLFSNAVQHTNPTTGVIQVIGKINEKELSLIIQDNGHGIPQEHLPHLFERFYKADASRSRAYGGAGLGLAISASIIELHGGKIRVESKLNAGTAFEILLPLT, encoded by the coding sequence ATGAAGCACAAACGTTTCTTTCATTTGAACTCTCTTCGCCTTCAGCTTTTATCTAGAAGTTTACTCGTTATTTTGAGTTTACTGATGCTGATAGGCGTTTTTCAATACGTATTTATGAAGCAATTTATTTATACAAATAAAATTAGAAGCATCGAAGACCAAATTCACTTGATTCCCGATGATGTCTGGAAGCACGATATTGAAACAAGCCAGAACGTAAAACAATCATCAAGACCAATGGTTTATTTCCCGGGCGTTAATATTACCTTTATCAATCAAAAAAGCACCTTTTTACGGCTGGCTAAGGATCCACATCATTCTTACTTCCCTAAGCTTTCTGCATCTGCATACAAACAAGTAATGAAAAACAGCAACCAGCCGGACAACACGACGAGCCTCATAAAAAAAATGGATGGTCATCAAGAGCAAGTCATTGTTTTAAAACCCATTATCTTTGATGGAGAAATACAGGGAGTTATTCAAATTAATACTCCCACAGAATCATTAAGAGACCTCTTAATCAGACAAATGCTCATCTTTTTAATGCTTTCACTTACCGCAATGACCATTGCTTTTTTTGTTTTTTCTTCTGTTTTAAAACAGACGTTAGTCCCTTTGTTTACTACTACTAAAAAAGTAGAGCATATTAATGCCGGAAGCTTACATGACCGCTTGCCTGTTAATCAAGGACAAATCGAAATGGATCGCCTTTCTCTTTCTATTAATGAAATGCTTGAACGTCTTGAAAAAGCATTTAAAGCAGAAACAGAGGCCAAAGAACAAATGCGGCGTTTTGTTGCGGATGCTTCGCATGAACTGCGAACGCCGCTTACATCTATTCACGGCTTTTTAGAAGTTTTATTAAGAGGGGCTAGCAGTAATCCAGAACAATTAAACGACGCATTAAAAAGCATGTATGGAGAGTCCAAAAGGCTGCACAAACTTATTCAGGATCTTCTGCTTCTTGCTCAGCTTGATCAACTTCCACCGTTTCAAAAAGAATACTGTTTTGTAGATGAGTTGATTTTAGATATGAAACCTCAACTCATACTATTGGCGGGGAACAGAAAGGTTTTATTCGACTTTCCAAGCCGTTTACCATCAGACATTAACAAAGATCAATTTAAACAAGTTGTTTTAAACTTATTTTCCAACGCCGTACAGCATACAAATCCAACTACAGGAGTTATTCAAGTGATAGGAAAAATAAATGAGAAAGAACTTTCGTTAATAATACAAGATAACGGTCATGGTATTCCTCAAGAACACCTTCCTCATTTATTTGAGCGATTTTACAAAGCTGATGCTTCACGCTCTCGGGCATATGGAGGAGCGGGCTTAGGCTTGGCCATTAGCGCATCTATTATAGAGCTGCACGGGGGGAAAATACGTGTAGAGAGCAAATTGAATGCAGGAACTGCTTTTGAAATCCTATTGCCCTTGACGTAA
- a CDS encoding PepSY domain-containing protein encodes MIGKVLAGKAVVAKAVGGATIGTAIALGSMTSAFASDGQHITSIKASAHTEAATYTQAQAKTIALKNCGGTVQSVSFENNAYTFLIHGKDNQDHHVKVNAHSGKVVKVEKLSFSQSEAQAVAVKNCGGTVKSVGFNDGVYTFLIHGNDSRDHHVRVNAQSGKVIQIQSAAFTKAQVQSIALKNCSGTIQSSSYVNDVYTFLIHGKDNKDHHVKINAETGKVIKVEAVKFTQEQAKQAALQQHKGTVQSVSFSEQAYTFVIKGTDNVQHTVKISSQTGKVC; translated from the coding sequence ATGATTGGAAAAGTATTAGCAGGAAAAGCAGTAGTAGCAAAAGCCGTGGGAGGTGCCACAATTGGAACAGCTATCGCTCTTGGTTCAATGACAAGTGCATTTGCTTCAGACGGCCAGCACATTACTTCAATAAAAGCGTCAGCTCATACCGAAGCGGCCACATATACACAAGCTCAAGCAAAAACAATTGCCTTAAAGAACTGCGGAGGAACGGTTCAATCGGTTTCTTTTGAAAATAACGCCTATACGTTTTTAATTCACGGAAAAGATAATCAAGACCATCATGTGAAAGTAAATGCACACAGCGGAAAAGTGGTAAAGGTTGAAAAACTATCTTTTTCTCAAAGTGAGGCACAAGCAGTAGCGGTGAAAAACTGTGGAGGAACGGTTAAGTCGGTAGGCTTCAACGATGGAGTGTATACGTTCTTAATTCATGGAAACGATAGCCGTGACCACCACGTAAGAGTCAATGCACAAAGTGGAAAAGTGATTCAAATTCAAAGCGCTGCATTTACAAAAGCACAGGTTCAATCAATTGCATTAAAAAATTGCAGTGGAACGATTCAATCGAGTTCATATGTAAATGATGTATACACATTTTTAATTCACGGAAAAGATAACAAAGATCACCATGTGAAAATAAACGCTGAAACAGGAAAAGTAATCAAAGTCGAAGCGGTAAAGTTTACGCAAGAACAAGCTAAACAAGCTGCTCTTCAACAGCACAAAGGAACGGTTCAATCTGTTTCATTCAGTGAACAAGCGTACACGTTTGTCATTAAAGGAACAGACAACGTACAACATACTGTAAAAATCAGTTCTCAAACAGGAAAAGTGTGCTGA